In one Pyxidicoccus xibeiensis genomic region, the following are encoded:
- a CDS encoding helix-turn-helix domain-containing protein — MHFGATLRLLRVDAGLSLRDLARRIGVSGAYLSRVENGLDAVPTPERLSAIARELDVPPTLLVDVAHRVNPFVASYLEQEPGARALVLDLARRQLTGAQLARLRELIDREFAPPAARKEAQSLPLAPLLAPERIVLGLSCSGLEDALDVAAGRLAAMNPDVSASSLAARLRQREEEVPSAVGNGVAVPHAFVSGWAPQAAALVTLASPLRTETPDGLPLRLLVVLVGTAGRAHLMRLAHVARLASDGLVDQLGEARSSQEVLERIGELDALA, encoded by the coding sequence ATGCACTTCGGAGCCACCCTCCGCCTGCTGCGCGTCGACGCGGGCCTCTCGCTGAGAGACCTGGCGCGCCGCATCGGCGTGTCCGGCGCCTATCTCAGCCGCGTGGAGAACGGCCTGGACGCGGTGCCCACCCCCGAGCGCCTGTCGGCCATTGCCCGGGAGCTGGACGTGCCGCCGACGCTGCTGGTGGACGTGGCGCACCGGGTGAATCCCTTCGTGGCCAGCTACCTGGAGCAGGAGCCGGGGGCGCGAGCCCTGGTGCTGGACCTGGCACGGCGGCAGCTCACCGGCGCTCAGCTGGCGCGCCTGCGTGAGCTCATCGACCGGGAGTTCGCGCCGCCCGCCGCGCGGAAGGAGGCGCAGTCGCTGCCCCTGGCGCCCCTGCTGGCCCCGGAGCGCATCGTGCTGGGCCTGTCCTGCTCGGGCCTGGAGGACGCGCTGGATGTCGCGGCGGGGCGCCTGGCGGCGATGAATCCCGACGTGAGCGCCTCGTCGCTGGCGGCACGGCTGCGGCAGCGGGAGGAGGAGGTGCCCAGCGCGGTGGGCAATGGCGTCGCCGTGCCCCATGCTTTCGTGAGTGGCTGGGCGCCCCAGGCGGCGGCGCTGGTGACGCTCGCGAGCCCGCTGCGCACGGAGACTCCGGACGGCTTGCCCCTGCGCCTGCTGGTGGTGCTCGTGGGCACCGCGGGCCGGGCGCACCTGATGCGGCTTGCGCACGTCGCGAGGCTGGCCAGCGACGGGCTCGTGGACCAGCTGGGCGAGGCGCGCAGCTCCCAGGAGGTGCTGGAGCGGATTGGCGAGCTCGACGCGCTCGCGTGA
- a CDS encoding aminotransferase-like domain-containing protein gives MSSTTNPSELPLAPWARRLAPSAIQDMLQHITKPGVFSLALGLPAAELFPTQGMAEAAARVLAEQGGALQYSATLQPLREHVVALMAKRGVRCSPQQVFLTTGAQQGMNLLARLMLEPGQAVMLEDRVYSGFQQVLDPFQARRLAVPTDARTGIDLDAVQSVLASGERPAFLYTMSDGHNPLGLSLAAEARERLVKLARDYRMPIIEDDAYGFLHYEDRVLPPLRALDEQWVYYVGSFSKILAPALRVGWVVVPEPMVFRLATVKESSDIDTATFTQRIILAFLDSGKLEGHLVRLRQEYRLRRDTLLRALETHLPKGASWTKPASGMFVWVELPEGNDTTALLARALELEKVAYLPGQAFGVQGGRSAAHCMRLNFSNCEPARIEDAVARLGRVLALARG, from the coding sequence ATGTCATCGACGACGAATCCATCCGAGCTTCCCCTGGCCCCGTGGGCGCGGCGCCTGGCGCCGTCCGCCATCCAGGACATGCTGCAGCACATCACGAAGCCGGGCGTCTTCTCCCTGGCGCTGGGACTGCCGGCCGCGGAGCTGTTCCCCACGCAGGGCATGGCCGAGGCGGCGGCGCGGGTGCTGGCGGAGCAGGGTGGGGCGCTCCAGTACTCGGCCACGCTGCAGCCGCTGCGCGAGCACGTGGTGGCGCTGATGGCGAAGCGGGGCGTGCGCTGCTCGCCGCAGCAGGTGTTCCTCACCACCGGTGCCCAGCAGGGGATGAACCTCCTGGCGCGGCTGATGCTGGAGCCCGGCCAGGCGGTGATGCTGGAGGACCGGGTGTACTCGGGCTTTCAACAAGTCTTGGACCCCTTCCAGGCGCGGCGGCTGGCGGTGCCCACCGATGCGCGCACGGGCATCGACCTGGACGCGGTGCAGTCGGTGCTGGCCTCGGGTGAGCGGCCGGCGTTCCTCTACACGATGAGCGACGGCCACAACCCGCTGGGCCTCAGCCTGGCGGCGGAGGCGCGGGAGCGGCTGGTGAAGCTGGCGCGCGACTACCGCATGCCCATCATCGAGGACGACGCCTACGGCTTCCTCCACTACGAGGACCGCGTGCTGCCGCCGCTGCGCGCGCTGGACGAGCAGTGGGTGTACTACGTGGGCTCGTTCTCCAAGATCCTCGCCCCCGCGCTGCGCGTGGGCTGGGTGGTGGTGCCCGAGCCCATGGTCTTCCGGCTGGCCACGGTGAAGGAGTCGAGCGACATCGACACGGCGACGTTCACCCAGCGCATCATCCTGGCGTTCCTGGACTCGGGGAAGCTGGAGGGGCACCTGGTGCGGCTGCGGCAGGAGTACCGCCTGCGGCGCGACACGCTGCTGCGCGCGCTGGAGACGCACCTGCCCAAGGGCGCCTCGTGGACGAAGCCGGCGAGCGGCATGTTCGTCTGGGTGGAGCTGCCCGAGGGCAACGACACCACGGCCCTGCTGGCGCGGGCGCTGGAGCTGGAGAAGGTGGCGTACCTGCCCGGCCAGGCGTTCGGCGTGCAGGGCGGCCGCTCCGCCGCGCACTGCATGCGGCTGAACTTCTCCAACTGCGAGCCGGCCCGCATCGAAGACGCGGTGGCTCGGCTGGGCAGGGTGCTGGCGCTGGCGCGCGGCTGA
- a CDS encoding cation:proton antiporter domain-containing protein, whose product MHGPVLAGVSLLIVQFIVIIGVSRLIGRGARWLGQPLVIAEVVAGILLGPSLLGWLAPDAMQALFPDSSLPVLKMLSQVGLILFMFLIGLELDPKLLKGRGHSSVAISHTSIIVPFALGSVAALWLYPRLSEPSVPFSSFVLFMGVAMSVTAFPVLARILSERNLMQSKVGAIAIACAAVDDVTAWCLLAFVVSIARASSVAQAAWTTLFALVYIAFMLFAVRPFLARLGARVASKDGLTQNVMAGTMLLLLCSALATELIGIHALFGAFLLGAVIPKEGGLAAALAEKLEDVAVVLLLPLFFAFSGLRTQVGLLSSADAWLMCGAIILLACLGKFGGSAVAARLTGMRWREAGAVGVLMNTRGLMELIVLNLGLDLGIISPTLFTMLVVMALVTTFMTTPLLKWIYPPEEMAKERLTAAPTPAEPSARPYTVLTCVSHGKAGPGLALLSHALTRGEARTAQVYALHLMPASDRASLLMKHEPPQQEGALAPLLGRAQVLGLEVRPLSFISSEPGADICRTAEAKRADLIVLGWHKPLFSRTVLGGTVHEVMQDAGPGVAVLVDRGLKEIRRILVPFIGGEHDRAALGLARRLLRHEGTEVTLLHVTSADATSEDSGARARVEDLFPEGAKQVRFHVVSHPSPEEAALEEARRGYDLVVVGVGSRWGLESHLIGLHRERLIQESPASLLIVRRPTATPSEASAPDAARVLTVGDAAS is encoded by the coding sequence ATGCACGGACCCGTGCTCGCGGGCGTCAGCCTGCTCATCGTGCAGTTCATCGTCATCATCGGGGTGTCGCGGCTCATCGGGCGCGGCGCGCGGTGGCTGGGGCAGCCGCTGGTCATCGCCGAGGTGGTGGCGGGCATCCTCCTGGGGCCCTCGCTGCTGGGCTGGCTGGCCCCGGACGCGATGCAGGCGCTGTTCCCGGACTCCAGCCTGCCGGTGCTGAAGATGCTGAGCCAGGTGGGGCTCATCCTCTTCATGTTCCTCATCGGCCTGGAGCTGGACCCGAAGCTGCTCAAGGGCCGGGGCCACTCCTCGGTGGCCATCAGCCACACGAGCATCATCGTCCCGTTCGCGCTGGGCAGCGTGGCGGCGCTGTGGCTCTACCCGAGGCTGAGCGAGCCGTCGGTGCCCTTCTCGTCCTTCGTCCTCTTCATGGGCGTGGCGATGAGCGTCACCGCCTTCCCGGTGCTGGCGCGCATCCTCTCCGAGCGCAACCTCATGCAGTCGAAGGTGGGCGCCATCGCCATCGCCTGCGCCGCGGTGGACGACGTGACGGCGTGGTGTCTGCTGGCCTTCGTGGTGTCCATCGCCCGGGCCTCCAGCGTGGCGCAGGCGGCGTGGACGACGCTGTTCGCGCTCGTCTACATCGCCTTCATGCTGTTCGCGGTGCGGCCCTTCCTGGCCCGCCTCGGCGCGCGCGTCGCCTCCAAGGACGGGCTCACCCAGAACGTGATGGCCGGCACGATGTTGCTGCTGCTGTGCTCCGCCCTGGCCACGGAGTTGATCGGCATCCACGCGCTCTTCGGCGCCTTCCTGCTGGGCGCCGTCATCCCCAAGGAGGGCGGGCTGGCCGCGGCGCTGGCGGAGAAGCTGGAGGACGTGGCGGTGGTGCTGCTGCTGCCGCTCTTCTTCGCCTTCAGCGGCCTGCGGACGCAGGTGGGCCTGCTGTCCTCCGCGGACGCGTGGCTCATGTGCGGCGCCATCATCCTCCTCGCCTGCCTGGGCAAGTTCGGCGGCAGCGCGGTGGCCGCGCGCCTCACGGGCATGCGCTGGCGCGAGGCCGGGGCGGTGGGCGTCCTGATGAACACCCGGGGCCTGATGGAGCTCATCGTGCTCAACCTCGGCCTGGACCTGGGCATCATCTCGCCCACGCTGTTCACCATGCTGGTGGTGATGGCGCTGGTGACGACGTTCATGACGACGCCGCTGCTCAAGTGGATCTACCCACCGGAGGAGATGGCGAAGGAGCGGCTCACCGCGGCGCCCACGCCCGCGGAGCCGAGCGCCAGGCCCTACACCGTGCTGACCTGTGTCTCCCACGGCAAGGCGGGGCCAGGCCTGGCGCTGCTCAGCCATGCGCTCACACGCGGTGAGGCCCGCACCGCGCAGGTGTATGCCCTCCACCTGATGCCCGCGTCGGACCGGGCGTCCCTGCTCATGAAGCATGAGCCGCCGCAGCAGGAGGGGGCGCTGGCGCCGCTGCTGGGGCGCGCGCAGGTGCTGGGCCTGGAGGTGCGCCCGCTGTCGTTCATCTCCTCGGAGCCCGGCGCGGACATCTGCCGCACGGCCGAGGCCAAGCGCGCCGACCTCATCGTGCTCGGGTGGCACAAGCCGCTCTTCAGCCGCACGGTGCTGGGCGGCACGGTGCACGAGGTCATGCAGGACGCCGGGCCGGGCGTGGCGGTGCTGGTGGACCGGGGGCTGAAGGAGATTCGCCGCATCCTGGTGCCCTTCATCGGGGGCGAGCATGACCGGGCCGCGCTGGGGCTCGCGCGCCGGCTGCTGCGCCACGAGGGCACGGAGGTGACGCTGCTGCACGTCACCTCGGCGGACGCGACGTCCGAGGACTCCGGGGCGAGGGCGCGCGTGGAGGACCTGTTCCCCGAGGGCGCGAAGCAGGTGCGCTTCCACGTGGTGTCCCACCCCTCGCCCGAGGAGGCTGCGCTGGAGGAGGCCCGCCGGGGGTATGACCTGGTGGTGGTGGGCGTGGGCTCCAGGTGGGGCCTGGAGAGCCACCTCATCGGCCTGCACCGGGAGCGCCTCATCCAGGAATCGCCGGCCTCGCTCCTCATCGTGCGCCGCCCCACGGCCACTCCGTCCGAGGCCTCGGCCCCCGACGCGGCCCGGGTCCTCACGGTGGGCGACGCGGCGAGCTGA